Proteins co-encoded in one Deinococcus aerius genomic window:
- a CDS encoding replication initiator protein A, with translation MLLSVGNSRVMLKERHDELNLARLNLVLAQNRTTLKGWRKELALDALGTMTVECTADLNDVVPHGIDNDVLLGLISAAVLQNTRPGGEIRISASELLKLSCLPDNARSYGEVQRALHRLKRSTFTITECWYDQGKRDWRTVDFNLVAKHWQADNTEKVEDIGRWQAKTLLVIRLDPELMQSIRSGYVRPLDSALLGRLKQPMSRSVYRALSMLRTNLAENGTPPKEVRLPLLSWAEHLGLSHQMDGRNLPSLIERALIPAHEALMESGYLATVETEGRGRQKTFTYTFAEEEVRMADPEAAQLLSQYLSSKAALELAVQYTAAHVHQTLTRFEALMKTAYKGKVKNRQGLLVDMLRDPDKYPVEVAEKTSSARRPAPPPLPTADEEDPAPVERKPESALMALGQRFEETGALRPLRDRAVKLYLDGRISTLDLLQLRSLERPQIEGQISGWEQPTP, from the coding sequence ATGTTGCTCTCGGTGGGGAACTCACGCGTGATGCTCAAGGAGAGGCACGACGAGCTGAACCTCGCCCGTCTCAACCTGGTCCTGGCGCAGAACCGCACCACGCTCAAGGGCTGGCGCAAGGAACTCGCGCTCGACGCGCTGGGCACGATGACCGTCGAGTGCACGGCCGACCTCAACGACGTGGTACCGCACGGGATCGACAACGATGTGTTGCTGGGCCTGATCAGCGCCGCCGTGCTCCAGAACACGAGACCGGGCGGCGAGATCCGCATCAGCGCCAGCGAGCTGCTGAAGCTGAGCTGCCTTCCGGACAACGCCAGGAGCTACGGCGAGGTGCAACGCGCCCTCCACCGGCTCAAGCGCAGCACCTTCACCATCACCGAGTGTTGGTACGACCAAGGCAAGCGCGACTGGCGGACAGTGGATTTCAACTTGGTCGCCAAGCACTGGCAGGCAGACAACACCGAAAAGGTCGAGGACATCGGCCGTTGGCAGGCGAAGACGCTGCTCGTTATTCGCCTCGACCCGGAGCTGATGCAGAGCATTCGCTCCGGGTACGTCCGACCCCTCGACAGCGCCCTGCTCGGCCGGCTCAAGCAGCCGATGAGTCGCAGTGTTTACAGGGCACTCTCCATGCTCCGCACGAACCTTGCCGAGAACGGCACGCCACCCAAGGAAGTCAGACTTCCCCTCCTGAGTTGGGCTGAGCACCTGGGACTGTCGCACCAGATGGACGGTCGCAACCTGCCCTCCCTTATCGAGCGCGCCCTGATCCCCGCCCACGAGGCGTTGATGGAAAGCGGCTACCTTGCGACCGTCGAGACCGAGGGGCGGGGGCGGCAAAAAACCTTCACGTACACCTTCGCTGAGGAAGAGGTGCGGATGGCCGATCCGGAGGCGGCTCAACTCTTGTCGCAGTATCTCAGCAGCAAGGCTGCCCTGGAATTGGCCGTGCAGTACACCGCAGCGCACGTGCATCAAACTCTGACACGTTTCGAGGCCTTGATGAAGACTGCCTACAAGGGCAAGGTCAAGAACCGCCAGGGCCTCCTAGTGGATATGCTTCGCGACCCGGACAAGTACCCGGTGGAGGTCGCGGAGAAAACGTCCAGTGCGCGGCGGCCTGCTCCTCCACCCTTGCCCACAGCCGATGAGGAAGACCCGGCTCCGGTGGAGAGGAAACCAGAGTCCGCGCTTATGGCCCTTGGACAGAGATTCGAGGAAACAGGAGCCCTGCGGCCCCTGCGTGACCGGGCGGTGAAGCTGTACTTGGATGGGCGCATCAGCACCCTGGACCTTCTCCAACTGCGTTCGCTCGAAAGGCCCCAGATCGAAGGCCAGATCTCAGGTTGGGAGCAACCCACCCCCTGA
- a CDS encoding VirB4 family type IV secretion system protein: MLSKVLTHFLSRPSPEAHVQKPARVSSAKGGKPARVARPVSGKSLIEQLPWAEPDDGAVFLRGGERLWFGFEIQPATAAQVDYARAQALSEGIRVMLNQAVPMGEGGRLIVERVPAPEAFVEYFLQGQRATTPDPLLHRIMEAEHEDLRGARLRGEITVTRFFLTFYVNVPKRPKDVPPTEAEYRAQMALVRRKRTNLLHRLEGLGLTPTVMSNREVKWLIWRYLNGNLAAAHPPAFTSQLDFRDFDPDDLKKDRSAATLTTRYQVAETEIGTDHPGYLTMGDRLIGAISIGKGGSGTGVHIIDNLLEALQNKHFYVMVDFEHLQQGTEKARLDTAVEELEGMVDSLVMRAGEGTSAKARKAREAIHEAEYRGKHFWRLGFTTVLYARTREELTEMLEKTRSEYSLMQGAHAIISNEQLRRTFFDVMPFSRQLTIHRVKGHCSNVADAFPKVSPWMGTLDPMIPLRNRHGGLTGLNPKKGGTNFGMMVIGQSGGGKSVWNMNLLLSMVPPGVRAFILDPKHDYEETTWSLRGQVISISATARLPDGRPVRINIFDPTPGEDQPGPEKTAFIIAVFRTLDLVPDRLHQAVLEAALQQFFLLKSRRVPDPEKVGEYREVYMGGRLRDFVQVLSTLSRIGSEGIHDKPHFLQIRDSLTALFQSYLAGQGGVLGEFLDGWTTVESGASCVTFDVSSMYNDPTLRALGILLIGEFMFQQAARTAGTKIGIFEELGVLAHIPELEQLVNRWFKTGRSLGMIPVGTSQDVKDFEKLGGLINNSAWVVMSALGAGELAGLQEVMHLSDKVAELAASLTLRPGVMGEYLVLQKVADNVHVGDVVQLWMSPEKLWTVTTQDEEKTRRQTYTQRLGGRTEAILQLAAEIRTRRKVA, from the coding sequence ATGCTCTCCAAGGTTCTGACCCACTTCCTGAGCAGGCCCTCTCCGGAGGCGCACGTCCAGAAGCCCGCCCGGGTGTCGTCCGCGAAGGGCGGGAAGCCTGCACGGGTTGCGCGGCCGGTCTCCGGCAAGAGCCTGATCGAGCAGTTGCCCTGGGCCGAGCCCGACGACGGTGCCGTGTTCCTGCGCGGGGGCGAGCGGCTGTGGTTCGGGTTTGAGATCCAGCCGGCGACCGCCGCACAGGTGGACTATGCCCGCGCGCAAGCTCTCTCCGAGGGCATCCGCGTGATGCTCAATCAGGCGGTCCCGATGGGCGAGGGCGGGCGCCTGATCGTCGAGCGCGTGCCCGCTCCCGAGGCCTTTGTGGAGTACTTCCTCCAGGGGCAGCGGGCCACCACGCCCGACCCCCTGCTCCACCGGATCATGGAGGCCGAGCACGAGGACCTGCGGGGTGCTCGGCTGCGCGGGGAGATCACCGTCACCCGGTTCTTCCTGACCTTTTACGTCAACGTGCCGAAGCGGCCCAAGGACGTGCCACCCACCGAGGCCGAGTATCGCGCGCAGATGGCCCTGGTTCGCCGGAAGCGCACCAACCTCCTGCACCGGCTGGAGGGGCTGGGCCTGACCCCCACAGTGATGAGCAACCGCGAGGTCAAGTGGCTGATCTGGAGGTACCTCAACGGGAACCTCGCCGCCGCCCATCCGCCGGCCTTCACCTCCCAACTGGACTTCCGTGACTTCGACCCGGACGACCTGAAAAAGGACCGCTCGGCCGCCACCCTGACCACCCGCTACCAGGTGGCGGAGACCGAGATCGGCACCGACCACCCCGGGTACCTCACGATGGGTGACCGACTGATCGGGGCCATCAGCATCGGCAAAGGCGGCAGCGGAACTGGAGTGCACATCATCGACAACCTGCTGGAAGCGCTGCAAAACAAGCACTTCTACGTAATGGTGGATTTCGAGCATCTCCAGCAGGGGACCGAGAAGGCCAGGCTCGACACCGCTGTGGAGGAACTCGAGGGTATGGTCGACAGCCTGGTCATGCGGGCCGGGGAGGGGACCAGCGCGAAGGCGCGCAAGGCGCGAGAGGCCATTCACGAGGCCGAGTACCGGGGAAAGCATTTCTGGCGCCTGGGCTTCACGACGGTGCTGTATGCCCGCACGCGCGAGGAACTCACGGAGATGCTGGAAAAGACCCGCAGCGAGTACTCGCTGATGCAGGGGGCGCACGCCATCATCAGCAATGAGCAGTTGCGGCGGACCTTTTTCGACGTGATGCCCTTCTCACGGCAGCTCACCATCCACCGCGTCAAGGGCCACTGTTCCAACGTTGCCGACGCCTTCCCCAAGGTCAGCCCCTGGATGGGGACCCTGGACCCCATGATTCCCCTGCGCAACCGCCACGGGGGGCTGACCGGACTGAACCCGAAAAAGGGCGGGACGAACTTCGGGATGATGGTGATCGGCCAGTCCGGCGGCGGCAAGAGCGTGTGGAACATGAACCTGCTGCTGAGCATGGTGCCCCCGGGCGTGCGGGCCTTCATCCTCGACCCCAAGCACGACTATGAGGAGACCACCTGGTCGTTGCGCGGGCAGGTAATTTCCATCAGCGCAACCGCCCGACTCCCCGACGGGCGCCCGGTGAGGATCAACATCTTCGACCCCACCCCCGGCGAGGACCAGCCCGGCCCGGAGAAGACGGCCTTCATCATCGCGGTGTTCCGCACCCTGGACCTGGTCCCGGACCGCCTGCATCAGGCGGTGTTGGAAGCCGCCCTGCAGCAGTTCTTCCTGCTCAAGTCACGCCGGGTTCCGGACCCGGAGAAGGTCGGCGAGTACCGCGAGGTGTACATGGGCGGCCGCCTGCGCGACTTCGTGCAGGTGTTGAGCACCCTCAGCCGCATCGGCTCCGAAGGCATTCACGACAAGCCGCACTTCCTCCAGATTCGCGACAGTCTCACCGCGTTGTTCCAGTCCTACCTCGCGGGGCAGGGCGGCGTCCTGGGCGAGTTTCTGGACGGCTGGACCACCGTGGAGTCGGGCGCTTCGTGCGTGACCTTCGACGTGTCCAGCATGTACAACGACCCCACCCTCCGGGCGCTGGGCATCCTGCTCATCGGCGAGTTCATGTTCCAGCAGGCGGCCCGCACCGCCGGAACGAAGATCGGCATCTTCGAGGAGTTGGGCGTGCTGGCCCACATCCCTGAACTGGAGCAGCTCGTGAACCGCTGGTTCAAGACCGGCCGCAGCCTGGGCATGATTCCGGTGGGCACCTCACAGGACGTGAAGGACTTCGAGAAATTGGGCGGCCTGATCAACAACAGCGCCTGGGTGGTGATGAGCGCCCTGGGCGCGGGCGAGCTCGCGGGGCTTCAGGAGGTCATGCATCTGTCGGACAAGGTCGCCGAACTCGCTGCCTCCTTGACGTTGCGGCCCGGCGTGATGGGCGAGTACCTCGTGCTGCAAAAAGTCGCCGACAACGTGCATGTCGGGGACGTGGTGCAGCTCTGGATGAGCCCGGAAAAGCTCTGGACGGTGACCACCCAGGACGAGGAGAAGACCAGGCGGCAGACGTACACCCAACGGCTCGGTGGACGCACCGAGGCCATCTTGCAACTCGCCGCAGAAATCCGGACCAGGAGGAAAGTCGCATGA
- a CDS encoding bifunctional DNA primase/polymerase, whose protein sequence is MNLLEQARRALEVGWNVIPVHPFKGPHTVMVETGHYTVNDEGRRVPAWRGFQQERVSPDLLREWFHPRRRVPGMAGVTGTVSRRVVIDLDGAAGWALLKAWGLVPSALSGGGSPHLYFPHPGWKVRTLASGSFKNPPFPGLDVRGDGGMIVLPPSVLANGRYQLLSEALLDPACLPEAVALWTGLTCPPPPELPELDPSKLRAGEDAPTLLREALNRASGARNNAGYWLARELKKAGYALEDARPVMMDYTDGVGQQDARGRHDPYTRRHALASLESAYRAPARPRLAHRSGTVTDPLDEARRVLPQLTLEERVQLARLIAATYARESEERAAGALRSLGLNPAAAREAAMQLQQGVSLPGTRRLILFLRRRR, encoded by the coding sequence ATGAACCTGCTGGAACAGGCCCGGCGTGCCCTGGAGGTGGGGTGGAACGTGATCCCGGTTCACCCGTTCAAGGGGCCGCACACCGTCATGGTCGAGACGGGGCACTACACCGTCAACGACGAGGGGAGGCGGGTGCCCGCCTGGCGGGGGTTCCAGCAGGAGCGGGTGAGCCCGGACCTGCTGCGTGAGTGGTTCCACCCCCGGCGCCGCGTCCCGGGCATGGCGGGCGTCACCGGGACGGTCAGCCGCCGGGTCGTGATCGACCTGGACGGAGCGGCGGGCTGGGCGCTCCTGAAGGCGTGGGGCCTGGTTCCCAGCGCCCTCTCGGGGGGCGGGTCCCCGCACCTGTACTTCCCGCATCCGGGCTGGAAGGTCCGGACGCTCGCCAGCGGCAGCTTCAAGAACCCGCCGTTCCCCGGACTGGATGTCCGGGGGGACGGCGGGATGATCGTCCTGCCCCCGAGCGTTCTGGCCAACGGGAGGTACCAGCTCCTCAGCGAGGCGTTGCTCGACCCCGCGTGTCTGCCCGAGGCGGTAGCCCTGTGGACGGGCCTCACCTGCCCGCCCCCGCCGGAATTGCCGGAACTCGACCCGAGCAAGCTGAGGGCCGGCGAGGACGCGCCGACCCTGTTGCGGGAAGCGCTGAACCGGGCTTCCGGTGCGCGGAACAACGCCGGGTACTGGCTCGCCCGTGAACTGAAAAAGGCGGGATACGCCCTGGAGGACGCCCGGCCCGTGATGATGGACTACACCGACGGGGTCGGGCAGCAGGACGCACGCGGTCGACACGACCCCTACACTCGCCGGCACGCGCTCGCCAGCCTGGAGAGCGCCTACCGCGCGCCCGCGCGCCCGAGGCTGGCGCACAGAAGCGGGACGGTCACGGACCCACTCGACGAGGCCCGGCGCGTGCTGCCGCAGCTCACCCTGGAAGAGCGCGTCCAGCTCGCCCGGCTCATCGCGGCCACCTATGCCCGCGAAAGTGAGGAGCGCGCCGCGGGCGCCCTGCGAAGTCTGGGGCTGAATCCCGCTGCGGCCCGCGAGGCCGCCATGCAACTCCAGCAGGGCGTGAGTCTTCCGGGAACGCGACGCCTCATTCTGTTCTTGAGGAGAAGGAGATGA
- a CDS encoding SLOG family protein encodes MDKTILLGDLTALRPSHPGATDFLTGKFVIAGTGHRPDKLGGFSLEALEALIEVARGYLLKLRPDVVITGMALGWDTALAAAALGLRIPYVAALPFPRQASRWPQLDQERHHGLLKRAALVVCVGSDDLADADIRSAMQWRNEFMVDHAHLILACSDGSAGGTAGCVKDAVEQGKPVVNTYRRWEEMTRPMQAEQVVTTATVHHPEFGSGVLRGKTEMKHGPCLIVDFEHCTAIVPEASVREQARAALEEDLQRIVHPKFGEGTVLQKVVTVLGEMTRVSFESGPRTLLTPAERPTSHPLRERAPNPPAFEIGQQVAHPIYGRGDILTVSSTALGEAATVAFPSSTQKLLMTSLQPV; translated from the coding sequence ATGGACAAGACGATCCTGCTGGGCGACCTCACCGCCCTGCGTCCCAGCCACCCCGGCGCGACCGACTTCCTGACCGGGAAGTTCGTGATTGCCGGAACCGGACACCGGCCCGACAAACTCGGTGGGTTCAGCCTGGAGGCCCTCGAAGCGCTCATCGAGGTGGCCAGGGGTTACCTCCTTAAGCTCAGGCCCGACGTCGTCATCACGGGAATGGCGCTCGGCTGGGACACCGCCCTGGCGGCCGCCGCTCTCGGGCTGCGAATTCCCTACGTCGCCGCCCTGCCGTTCCCCCGCCAGGCCTCGCGCTGGCCGCAACTCGACCAGGAACGCCACCACGGTCTCCTGAAGCGTGCCGCGCTGGTGGTCTGTGTGGGTTCGGACGACCTGGCCGATGCGGACATCCGCTCGGCGATGCAGTGGCGCAACGAGTTCATGGTCGACCATGCTCACCTGATCCTCGCGTGTTCCGACGGCAGCGCCGGTGGCACCGCGGGCTGCGTCAAGGATGCCGTGGAGCAGGGCAAACCGGTCGTCAACACCTACCGAAGGTGGGAAGAGATGACACGCCCGATGCAGGCCGAGCAGGTCGTGACCACCGCGACGGTTCACCACCCCGAGTTCGGCAGCGGTGTTCTGCGCGGCAAGACCGAGATGAAGCACGGCCCGTGCCTCATCGTGGATTTCGAGCACTGCACTGCCATTGTCCCCGAGGCGAGCGTGCGTGAGCAGGCGAGGGCAGCCTTGGAAGAAGACCTCCAGAGGATCGTCCACCCGAAGTTCGGAGAAGGAACTGTTCTCCAGAAGGTTGTCACCGTGCTGGGTGAGATGACCCGGGTGTCTTTCGAGAGTGGCCCCCGGACGCTTCTGACCCCCGCGGAACGACCCACGAGCCACCCTCTCCGCGAGCGTGCGCCAAATCCTCCGGCCTTCGAGATCGGGCAGCAGGTGGCCCACCCCATCTACGGACGGGGTGACATCCTCACCGTCAGCTCGACCGCGCTGGGAGAAGCCGCGACCGTCGCTTTCCCGAGCAGCACCCAGAAACTCCTGATGACCAGCCTCCAGCCGGTCTAG